A window of the Streptomyces sp. NBC_01351 genome harbors these coding sequences:
- a CDS encoding class I SAM-dependent methyltransferase, with translation MTTQPTNDPSVTDRRLLSTQAYGTGQHLAARQSLYQWQTPRHDLPGIVVGELAGIRGAVADVGCGNGKFIQRVRADRPDLTVLPMDISPGILAGIAGAVAADAQRLPIADGALGAVLAMHMLYHVEDQARAAQELGRVLAGDGIAIASTNSRTDKRELEDLWRRAAGDVLGIPEGPARVQLSARFTLEDAPSILGTVFDDVRTIPLPGVIEVTDPGPVVAHLASYEAWADRMGVPFKETIERARERVQETIQSEGAFRVTCLGGILVCR, from the coding sequence ATGACCACCCAGCCCACGAACGACCCTTCCGTGACCGACCGGCGCCTACTCTCCACCCAGGCGTACGGCACCGGCCAGCACCTCGCAGCCCGCCAGTCCCTCTACCAATGGCAGACCCCACGACACGACCTCCCCGGCATCGTCGTGGGTGAGCTGGCCGGCATACGCGGGGCAGTAGCGGACGTGGGCTGCGGCAACGGGAAGTTCATACAGCGGGTGCGCGCCGACCGCCCGGACCTGACCGTGCTCCCCATGGACATCTCCCCCGGCATCCTGGCGGGTATCGCGGGAGCCGTGGCAGCAGACGCCCAGCGGCTCCCTATCGCGGACGGAGCCTTGGGCGCGGTCCTGGCCATGCACATGCTCTACCACGTCGAAGACCAGGCCCGAGCCGCCCAGGAGCTGGGCCGCGTCCTGGCCGGGGACGGCATCGCCATCGCGTCCACCAACAGCAGGACCGATAAGCGCGAACTGGAGGACCTCTGGCGACGAGCCGCCGGGGATGTCCTCGGCATCCCCGAGGGCCCCGCACGGGTTCAGCTGTCCGCCCGCTTCACCCTGGAGGACGCCCCCAGCATCCTGGGCACAGTCTTCGACGATGTCCGGACGATCCCCCTCCCGGGAGTAATCGAAGTGACCGACCCCGGGCCCGTGGTCGCCCACCTGGCCTCGTACGAGGCATGGGCCGACCGGATGGGCGTGCCGTTCAAGGAAACGATCGAACGGGCCCGAGAACGCGTGCAGGAGACCATCCAGTCAGAGGGCGCGTTCCGCGTCACCTGCCTCGGCGGCATCCTCGTGTGCCGATGA